The genomic segment TGAAGCTTCTATTAAAACGAAACAAGCACTTGCAGAAGCAGAAAGAATAATTATTATCCAAGATAGAGAAGGTGATATTTATGAGCAATTTGCCACAATTCCCGATAAGAGAACAGACCTCTTGATTAGAGCAAGGAACAACAGAGTTTTGGAGGGAAGAGGAAAGAGTTTTTTAGAGTGAGTTGGAGTTCAGAATCTTTTTTTTAATTTTAATCCAAAACCCAATACATGAAAAAACAATTATTCTCTATTATCATTCTTGTTGCGTTGACTATAATCGTTCGGGCAAATATCACTTATACAATATGCGATGGCGACTGGACGGATGAAGCTATCTGGGAAAATGGTAATACTCCTGTTCAGGATGATTCCGTATTTGTTTTAAATAATGTAACCATCAGCGGAGATCTACAACTAAATGATAATCATATCGAAGTGAATCAAGAATCTGAATTATGTGGTCTTTTTAACTTAGACATAGATGCAGGTTCTAAATTAATTATTGATGGCAGATTAAAGGTTCAAAGTATAAGTTTGTCGGATTCGTGCATTATTTCTTCGACTGGGACAATATATACCAATTCTTTCATGTTTGATGGCTTACTTAAAATTGATGGATCTATGGCAATTGGTTGGTCGGGCGAATGCTCAGAAAAGATTGAATGTACCGTTGGCATTGAAAAACATGAAACAATCAAGCCCTTAATCACTCATTATAACAATACAGTTACAATAGAGGGAAATGGCTCAGTATCAATCTTTAACTTAACAGGGCAGCTGGTGCATCAATCAAGGATCAATGGAAATGCTTCAATACCACTTGCTAGAGGAATTCATTTGATAAGAGTAACGACAGAAAGCGAAACAACTATTAAGAAGGTTTATTTGAATTAAATGGAAAGCTGAGCGTTGATTAGCAACAGAACAGTTCCAGCATGAGTATTGAGGGATTACCCTCTTGCTCTTTACTCTTGCTCTAATCTGTTTTGTGACCCCGATAGGACAGCTTTCGAACCATCAACTCCTTGAAGACTTGAAGCTTTTCTGGGGTTTAAAGGGATATCTGATTAACAAAATGCCCCATTCCAAAAATAAATCTTTACGCAAGCTATGAGCATTGATAAACTTTTAGAATGGCATATACTTCAAGACCCTTGCAAAGAGTACATTTCAATAACTCCGGGCAAACAACACGACTAAATAC from the Flavobacteriales bacterium genome contains:
- a CDS encoding T9SS type A sorting domain-containing protein, whose protein sequence is MKKQLFSIIILVALTIIVRANITYTICDGDWTDEAIWENGNTPVQDDSVFVLNNVTISGDLQLNDNHIEVNQESELCGLFNLDIDAGSKLIIDGRLKVQSISLSDSCIISSTGTIYTNSFMFDGLLKIDGSMAIGWSGECSEKIECTVGIEKHETIKPLITHYNNTVTIEGNGSVSIFNLTGQLVHQSRINGNASIPLARGIHLIRVTTESETTIKKVYLN